A stretch of the Bacillus licheniformis DSM 13 = ATCC 14580 genome encodes the following:
- a CDS encoding histidine phosphatase family protein, with protein MLTLYIARHGQTEWNIEKRMQGWEDSNLTALGLANANALGERLKDVQFQAAYSSPSGRAVDSARAMLQNRSIPFITDDRLKEISIGRWEGKTYDEIKQSDPDLLEAYFNTPETYMPDESESFYDFERRVSQAYQFILRRHREGNVLIVSHSVFILMLLNLIKKRPVGELWNSSYVHDTALAVVTVSEDGSAAIEREGDGEHRVEAKNATW; from the coding sequence AATGGAATATTGAAAAAAGAATGCAAGGCTGGGAAGACTCCAATTTAACGGCTTTGGGACTGGCAAACGCAAATGCCCTCGGCGAACGGCTGAAAGATGTTCAATTCCAAGCCGCATATTCCAGTCCAAGCGGCCGGGCCGTTGATTCTGCGCGGGCTATGCTGCAGAACCGCAGCATTCCCTTTATAACAGACGACAGATTAAAAGAAATCTCGATCGGCCGCTGGGAAGGGAAAACGTATGATGAGATCAAACAAAGTGATCCTGACTTGCTGGAAGCGTATTTTAATACGCCTGAAACATATATGCCCGATGAAAGCGAGAGCTTTTACGATTTTGAAAGGCGGGTCAGTCAGGCGTATCAATTCATTCTCCGCCGCCATCGGGAAGGCAATGTCCTCATTGTCAGCCATTCCGTGTTTATATTGATGCTCTTGAATCTTATAAAAAAGAGGCCGGTCGGTGAACTATGGAACTCAAGCTATGTTCATGACACAGCTCTTGCGGTTGTAACGGTTTCCGAGGATGGAAGCGCCGCGATTGAAAGAGAAGGAGACGGTGAACATAGAGTAGAAGCAAAGAATGCCACCTGGTAG
- a CDS encoding WXG100 family type VII secretion target, translated as MIDDGIALERKIKRKIYQEDIHSLQLYVKDVNAAIDELRQESSSILKAHQTYINGWRGQAREMYDALLDDLDRAESRVYDKLRTIKEQADEEIERLQLKAEELI; from the coding sequence GTGATTGACGATGGAATAGCGTTAGAACGAAAAATCAAGCGAAAAATATATCAGGAAGACATTCACTCTCTTCAGCTATACGTAAAAGATGTGAATGCCGCCATTGATGAGCTGAGGCAGGAAAGTTCTTCTATTTTAAAAGCACACCAAACGTATATCAACGGATGGCGCGGACAGGCGCGCGAAATGTATGACGCGCTTTTGGACGATCTCGACCGGGCGGAATCGCGCGTGTATGACAAGCTGAGGACCATTAAAGAGCAGGCGGACGAAGAAATTGAACGGCTTCAGCTGAAAGCCGAGGAGCTGATATGA
- the metE gene encoding 5-methyltetrahydropteroyltriglutamate--homocysteine S-methyltransferase, whose amino-acid sequence MTNVKTSSLGFPRIGLNREWKKSLEAYWKGNTDRETFLKEMDEQFLAALQTQLDQQIDIIPVSDFTMYDHVLDTAVMFNWIPDRFKDINDPLDTYFAMARGTKDAVSSEMTKWFNTNYHYIVPEYEKGAQYRVTRNKPLQDYQRAKAALGTETKPVILGLYTFVALAKGYEQQDIKDIYNQMTPLYIQVLKELEQEGVKWVQIDEPALVTASPEEAAAVKEIYQTITEEVSELNILLQTYFDSVDAYEELISFPVAGIGLDFVHDKGKNFEHLKAHGFPKDKVLAAGILDGRNIWKANLEERLDLTLELIQRAGVDEVWIQPSNSLLHVPVAKHPGEHLADDLLNGLSFAKEKLLELTLLKNGLVSGKAAIQAEIDEAHGHLQDLKQYGAATNSAFAEERGKLTEEDFKRPTAFEERLRIQNDSLGLPLLPTTTIGSFPQTADVRSARQKWRKKEWSDEQYEAFIQEETKKWIDIQEDLGLDVLVHGEFERTDMVEYFGEKLGGFAFTKYAWVQSYGSRCVRPPVIYGDVEFKEPMTVKETVYAQSLTSKKVKGMLTGPVTILNWSFARYDLPRKEIAFQIACALRKEVEALEKAGIQIIQVDEPALREGLPLKERDWDEYLKWAAEAFRLSTSSVEDTTQIHTHMCYSNFEDIVDAIEDLDADVITIEHSRSHGGFLDYLEQHPYLKGLGLGVYDIHSPRVPSSDEMLTIIEDALKVCPADRFWVNPDCGLKTRQPEETIAALKNMVEAAKQARGKLAQTV is encoded by the coding sequence ATGACTAATGTAAAAACGAGCAGCTTGGGCTTTCCAAGAATCGGCTTGAACAGAGAATGGAAAAAATCGCTTGAGGCTTATTGGAAAGGAAACACGGACCGCGAGACCTTTTTGAAAGAAATGGATGAACAATTTTTAGCAGCGCTCCAGACTCAGCTTGATCAGCAAATCGATATCATACCGGTTTCCGACTTTACAATGTACGACCATGTTCTTGACACGGCGGTGATGTTCAACTGGATTCCAGATCGATTCAAGGATATAAACGATCCGTTAGATACTTATTTCGCAATGGCGAGAGGCACGAAAGATGCTGTATCGAGTGAAATGACAAAATGGTTTAATACAAACTACCATTATATTGTGCCTGAATATGAAAAAGGTGCACAATACCGCGTGACGAGAAACAAACCGCTTCAAGATTACCAAAGAGCAAAAGCAGCATTGGGAACAGAAACGAAGCCCGTCATACTCGGCCTTTACACTTTCGTAGCCCTTGCAAAAGGCTATGAACAACAGGATATTAAAGATATTTATAACCAAATGACACCTCTTTACATCCAGGTTTTGAAAGAGCTTGAGCAGGAAGGCGTCAAATGGGTGCAAATTGACGAGCCTGCTCTTGTGACGGCTTCACCTGAAGAAGCGGCTGCTGTCAAAGAAATCTATCAGACGATTACAGAAGAAGTCTCTGAACTGAACATCCTTCTGCAAACCTACTTTGACTCGGTTGATGCTTATGAAGAGCTGATATCGTTTCCTGTCGCAGGAATTGGTCTTGATTTTGTTCATGATAAAGGGAAAAACTTCGAACACCTGAAAGCGCACGGTTTTCCTAAAGACAAAGTCCTTGCCGCCGGCATTTTAGACGGACGCAACATTTGGAAAGCCAATCTCGAAGAGCGCCTCGACCTGACGCTTGAACTGATCCAGAGAGCGGGTGTTGACGAAGTCTGGATTCAGCCTTCAAACAGCCTGCTTCATGTCCCTGTCGCAAAACACCCGGGCGAACATCTTGCCGACGATCTCTTGAACGGTTTATCTTTCGCAAAAGAGAAACTTCTGGAGCTTACACTGCTGAAGAACGGACTTGTTTCCGGAAAAGCGGCCATCCAAGCGGAAATCGATGAAGCGCACGGACACCTTCAAGATCTCAAACAGTACGGTGCAGCGACAAATTCGGCCTTTGCCGAAGAAAGAGGCAAGCTGACTGAGGAAGACTTTAAACGCCCGACAGCTTTTGAAGAAAGGCTGCGGATTCAAAATGACTCTCTCGGACTTCCCCTATTGCCGACAACAACGATCGGCAGCTTCCCGCAGACGGCGGATGTGCGGAGCGCGCGGCAAAAATGGCGGAAAAAAGAATGGTCCGACGAGCAGTATGAAGCATTTATTCAGGAAGAAACAAAGAAATGGATTGATATTCAGGAAGATCTCGGACTTGACGTTCTCGTTCACGGAGAATTCGAACGGACAGACATGGTTGAGTATTTCGGCGAAAAGCTCGGAGGATTCGCCTTTACTAAATACGCCTGGGTTCAGTCATACGGTTCCCGCTGCGTCCGGCCGCCGGTCATCTACGGAGATGTCGAGTTTAAAGAGCCGATGACGGTAAAAGAAACGGTTTACGCCCAATCCTTGACCTCGAAGAAAGTCAAGGGCATGCTGACAGGGCCTGTTACCATTTTAAACTGGTCCTTTGCCCGCTATGACCTGCCGAGAAAAGAGATCGCCTTCCAAATCGCCTGCGCCCTCCGCAAAGAGGTTGAAGCGCTTGAAAAAGCAGGAATTCAAATCATTCAGGTCGATGAACCTGCCTTGAGAGAAGGCCTGCCGCTTAAAGAACGGGATTGGGACGAGTATCTCAAATGGGCTGCAGAAGCGTTCAGACTGTCCACTTCATCTGTGGAAGATACGACGCAAATCCATACGCATATGTGCTACAGCAACTTTGAAGATATCGTAGACGCGATCGAAGATCTTGACGCAGACGTCATTACGATCGAGCACAGCAGAAGCCACGGCGGATTTCTTGATTATCTGGAACAGCACCCTTACCTGAAAGGGCTTGGTCTTGGCGTATATGATATTCACAGCCCTCGCGTCCCTTCCAGCGATGAAATGCTCACGATCATAGAAGACGCGCTGAAAGTCTGCCCGGCTGATCGCTTCTGGGTAAACCCTGACTGCGGTTTAAAAACGAGACAGCCAGAGGAAACGATCGCAGCGCTTAAGAATATGGTTGAAGCAGCCAAACAAGCAAGAGGCAAACTGGCTCAGACTGTTTAA
- a CDS encoding S8 family peptidase: MQMRLIPYVTDTKLMDVNELPEGIDAIKAPELWSQGFKGKDITVAVLDTGCDATHPDLADRIIGGRNFTDDDNGKEDQFHDYNGHGTHVAGTIAANDQNGGISGVAPEANLLIVKVLGGEDGSGDYEWIINGINYAVEQKADIISMSLGGPADVPELKEAVTNAVKSGVLVVCAAGNEGDGNDRTEEYSYPAAYNEVIAVGSVSLTRESSEFSNANKEIDLVAPGEEILSTLPDHQYGKLTGTSMATPHVSGALALIKSAEEEAFKRKLTEPELYAQLIRRTLPLDYSKALIGNGFLYLSAPEVLAEKAGEAKLLSL, encoded by the coding sequence ATGCAAATGCGATTAATTCCTTATGTCACTGACACAAAGCTGATGGACGTGAATGAACTGCCGGAAGGAATCGATGCGATTAAGGCACCGGAGCTGTGGTCACAAGGTTTTAAAGGAAAAGATATCACTGTCGCAGTGCTTGATACAGGCTGTGACGCAACCCATCCAGATTTGGCGGACCGAATCATCGGAGGCAGAAACTTCACTGATGATGACAACGGAAAAGAAGATCAGTTTCATGATTATAATGGACATGGCACCCATGTGGCGGGTACGATTGCCGCAAACGATCAAAACGGAGGCATTTCCGGCGTAGCACCCGAAGCGAACCTATTAATCGTCAAGGTGCTCGGCGGTGAAGACGGCAGCGGGGATTATGAATGGATCATCAACGGGATCAACTACGCCGTTGAGCAAAAAGCCGACATTATTTCAATGTCGCTCGGCGGTCCTGCCGACGTTCCGGAGTTGAAGGAAGCGGTGACAAACGCCGTGAAGAGCGGAGTGCTCGTCGTCTGCGCCGCAGGAAACGAAGGCGACGGCAATGACCGTACAGAGGAGTACTCATACCCTGCTGCATACAACGAAGTCATCGCCGTCGGATCCGTGTCATTGACGCGTGAGTCTTCCGAATTTTCAAATGCGAACAAAGAAATTGACCTTGTTGCACCTGGAGAAGAAATCCTCTCTACATTGCCCGACCATCAATACGGAAAGCTGACGGGAACATCGATGGCTACACCGCACGTCAGCGGCGCGCTCGCTCTCATCAAGTCAGCTGAAGAAGAGGCGTTTAAACGGAAACTGACAGAACCCGAACTGTATGCTCAGTTAATCCGCCGCACCCTTCCTCTTGATTACTCAAAAGCGCTGATCGGCAACGGATTCTTATATTTGTCAGCGCCGGAGGTACTGGCGGAAAAAGCCGGCGAAGCAAAACTTCTTTCCCTTTAA
- a CDS encoding transcriptional regulator SplA domain-containing protein codes for MKEQEDEKRDELSIEQAEFVPHPKYEGEYALLLHENYHLLSKDDLEQESEK; via the coding sequence GTGAAAGAACAAGAAGACGAAAAAAGAGACGAATTATCAATTGAGCAGGCGGAGTTTGTGCCGCATCCAAAATATGAAGGAGAATACGCGCTTTTACTGCACGAAAACTATCACCTGCTGTCAAAGGACGACCTTGAGCAGGAAAGCGAAAAATAA